One Helianthus annuus cultivar XRQ/B chromosome 12, HanXRQr2.0-SUNRISE, whole genome shotgun sequence genomic region harbors:
- the LOC110892792 gene encoding uncharacterized protein LOC110892792: MPKYSKFMRDFLTHKRKIETIQQVTLSEECSAALLNKLPQKKIDPKNFTIPCSIGESPISNALADLGDSINLMSASMFNRLGLGKPNPMKMSIQLVDRMVKYLQGVIENLLIKVGEFVFPVDFVILDMEEDTEIPLILGRPFLATTRAMVDMS, translated from the coding sequence ATGCCAAAGTATTCTAAGTTTATGAGAGACTTCCTCACTCACAAAAGAAAGATTGAAACCATCCAACAAGTCACCCTTAGTGAAGAATGCTCGGCGGCACTCCTCAACAAGCTcccccaaaagaagattgatcccaaAAACTTCACCATTCCTTGCTCTATTGGTGAATCGCCAATAAGCAATGCACTAGCCGACTTAGGGGATAGCATTAATTTAATGTCGGCCTCTATGTTCAACCGACTAGGATTGGGAAAACCAAATCCTATGAAAATGAGCATTCAACTTGTGGACCGAATGGTGAAATACCTTCAAGGTGTCATAGAAAACTTGTTGATAAAGGTAGGAGAATTTGTTTTTCCTGTCGACTTTGTTATTCTAgacatggaagaagacaccgaaatTCCTCTCATACTAGGACGACCTTTCCTTGCCACCACACGAGCTATGGTAGATATGAGCTAA
- the LOC110894787 gene encoding uncharacterized protein LOC110894787, which produces MSRQNIFCCAQQLILKRPDHMLVNLYRLLLSATVFKFLLLVTREKKEAQIENNTTASKIAIQASAKERRGTSKHKNQSRAGSKNLDNKQARRTPSKEVWGDSGTSTRTFLLHNRSYILQRRGVLQIESSILNFLKFELITPTVRCFLIRFVCAAHVIRDSGKAFDII; this is translated from the exons ATGTCTAGGCAAAACATCTTTTGTTGTGCTCAACAGTTAATATTAAAGAGACCAGATCATATGTTAGTTAACTTATATAGATTATTATTGAGCGCGACCGTGTTCAAGTTCCTGTTGTTGGTGACTCGG gaaaaaaaagaagCTCAAATAGAAAACAACACCACTGCTAGTAAGATAGCAATCCAGGCAAGCGCCAAAGAAAGAAGGGGTACAAGCAAGCACAAGAATCAAAGCAGGGCAGGATCGAAGAACTTAGATAACAAGCAAGCGAGAAGGACTCCCTCAAAG GAAGTATGGGGAGATTCGGGTACGTCAACTAGAACATTTCTGCTACACAATAGATCATACATACTTCAAAGACGAGgg GTTTTGCAAATAGAATCTTCAATACTGAATTTCTTGAAGTTTGAATTGATAACACCAACTGTTAGATGTTTCTTGATAAGATTTGTGTGTGCTGCTCATGTG ATACGTGATTCCGGAAAGGCATTTGATATCATTTAG